The following are encoded in a window of Thermoanaerobacter ethanolicus JW 200 genomic DNA:
- the rfbD gene encoding dTDP-4-dehydrorhamnose reductase, translating into MRLLITGARGQLALQLRSIIEKGRSEIGEIDPIYKEAVIKYTSHDELDITDLKSVLRFVDEYRPDVIINCAAYTNVDKCESDIDTAFKVNAIGPRNLAIAAQKIGARLLHVSTDYVFNGTGDIPFREYDIPQPINVYGKTKLLGEQYVREFCDRYFIVRTAWLYGKYGKNFVYTILKAAKEKGYLEVVNDQKGNPTNAEDLAHHILKLVLTEEYGIYHCTGKGECSWYDFACKIVEYAGINCTVVPITSDKIDRPAKRPFYSSLDNMMLRCTIGDEMRNWEDALKAFIEDLKNTGQEG; encoded by the coding sequence ATGAGGCTACTTATTACAGGGGCTAGAGGGCAATTAGCTTTGCAACTTCGCTCAATTATAGAAAAAGGCAGAAGTGAGATTGGAGAAATAGACCCCATATATAAAGAGGCTGTAATAAAGTATACATCTCATGATGAACTGGATATTACTGATTTAAAGAGTGTTTTAAGATTCGTAGATGAGTATAGACCAGATGTTATAATAAATTGTGCAGCTTATACTAATGTAGATAAATGTGAGAGTGATATTGATACTGCCTTCAAAGTAAATGCTATAGGACCAAGGAATCTGGCAATAGCAGCTCAAAAGATTGGAGCGAGATTATTACATGTATCTACAGATTATGTTTTTAATGGAACGGGAGATATTCCTTTTAGGGAATATGATATTCCACAACCGATAAATGTATATGGAAAAACGAAACTTCTTGGGGAACAGTATGTAAGAGAGTTTTGTGATAGGTACTTTATAGTAAGAACAGCATGGCTCTATGGGAAATACGGAAAAAATTTTGTGTACACTATTCTGAAAGCAGCAAAGGAGAAGGGATATTTAGAAGTTGTGAATGATCAGAAAGGGAATCCAACAAATGCGGAAGATTTAGCCCATCACATTTTGAAACTGGTACTTACGGAAGAATATGGAATATATCATTGTACAGGAAAAGGCGAATGCAGTTGGTATGATTTTGCCTGCAAAATTGTAGAATATGCGGGAATAAATTGCACTGTAGTTCCTATTACTTCTGATAAAATAGATAGGCCTGCCAAAAGACCTTTTTATTCCTCTCTGGATAATATGATGTTAAGATGTACTATTGGGGATGAAATGAGAAACTGGGAAGATGCATTAAAAGCTTTTATTGAGGATTTAAAAAATACAGGACAGGAGGGCTGA
- the rfbC gene encoding dTDP-4-dehydrorhamnose 3,5-epimerase, with translation MGKFKFIETEIEGLYIIETGIFEDNRGYFMESYNYRDFKAAGIDAVFVQDNQSKSKKGVLRGLHFQKKHPQGKLVRVLKGEVFDVAVDLRKDSKTYGKWVGVILSDKNKRQFYIPEGFAHGFLVLSDEAEFFYKCTDFYYPDDEGGIIWNDPDINIQWPLDGIEEIILSEKDKKWPRLRDLAF, from the coding sequence ATGGGAAAGTTTAAGTTCATAGAGACAGAAATAGAAGGATTGTACATAATAGAGACGGGAATTTTTGAAGATAATAGAGGGTATTTTATGGAATCGTACAATTACAGAGATTTTAAAGCCGCAGGAATTGATGCGGTGTTTGTCCAGGATAATCAATCAAAATCCAAAAAAGGTGTTTTAAGGGGATTGCATTTTCAGAAGAAACATCCGCAAGGTAAACTGGTGAGAGTTTTAAAGGGAGAGGTTTTTGATGTAGCGGTTGATTTAAGAAAAGACTCCAAAACTTATGGTAAATGGGTAGGGGTTATTTTGTCTGACAAAAACAAAAGGCAGTTTTATATTCCAGAGGGGTTTGCCCATGGTTTTTTAGTTTTGTCTGATGAAGCAGAGTTTTTCTATAAATGTACCGATTTTTATTATCCTGACGATGAGGGCGGGATAATATGGAATGACCCTGATATAAATATACAATGGCCTTTAGATGGCATTGAAGAAATAATTTTATCAGAAAAAGATAAAAAATGGCCAAGGTTAAGAGATTTAGCGTTTTAA
- a CDS encoding sugar transferase, with translation MWYRRWSIALDISAFILAFALALYIRFDNLKMLSQFWYITTFVILLTLDFLILYFKGLYDKKHKPLFNQIGIVIDGLVYSVFIYLLISYFTKMTDFSRLTLIYIFIIGLTLQITFKVLLAYLQKRRYKKGLDLSNALVIGDYTKIPKELMDKLKTREYGINIVGYLSNDINGNDLNRLGSIKDFSEIVDKYNVEMIFIVSKVENVEEVINISLDKYISIYSINNSINLPNYPMEIEIINDMPILKLKDVFISGFEGHMKRLLDFTLSLIALIILSPLFVVISLLIKLTSPGPVFFVQDRIGLNGKLFKAYKFRTMVINAEEILLKWLDENPEIREEYLVHHKLKNDPRVTKIGKFLRKTSLDELPQLFNVLKGDMSLVGPRPYLVRELNDTKHYARFLWRVPPGITGLWQISGRNEVDFEGRLEMDMQYISNWNLWLDINILFKTIPAVLKRDGAY, from the coding sequence ATGTGGTATAGAAGATGGAGTATTGCGCTTGATATTAGCGCATTCATTTTAGCTTTTGCACTTGCTCTATATATTAGATTTGACAACTTAAAAATGTTGTCACAGTTTTGGTATATTACTACTTTTGTTATTTTGCTTACTCTTGATTTTCTGATTTTGTATTTTAAAGGATTATATGATAAAAAACATAAGCCTTTATTTAATCAAATAGGTATAGTAATAGATGGTCTTGTTTATTCTGTATTTATATATTTACTGATATCTTATTTTACCAAGATGACGGATTTTTCAAGATTAACGCTTATATACATATTTATTATAGGATTAACTTTGCAGATTACATTTAAGGTACTCTTAGCGTATTTGCAAAAAAGGAGATACAAAAAAGGATTGGATTTGAGCAATGCATTAGTAATAGGCGATTATACAAAGATACCAAAAGAGCTAATGGATAAACTTAAAACACGTGAATATGGAATAAATATAGTGGGATATTTGTCTAATGATATAAATGGTAACGATTTGAATAGATTAGGGAGTATAAAAGATTTTAGTGAAATTGTTGATAAATATAACGTTGAGATGATATTTATAGTTTCTAAGGTAGAAAATGTAGAAGAAGTTATAAATATTAGTCTGGATAAGTACATAAGTATATATTCTATCAACAACAGTATAAATCTTCCGAATTATCCTATGGAAATAGAGATTATTAATGATATGCCAATTTTGAAGTTGAAAGATGTATTTATAAGTGGATTTGAAGGGCATATGAAAAGACTTTTGGATTTCACACTGTCACTTATTGCTTTAATCATTCTATCACCATTGTTTGTTGTAATATCGCTTTTAATAAAACTAACTTCTCCTGGGCCGGTATTTTTTGTTCAAGATAGAATAGGATTAAATGGAAAGTTGTTTAAAGCGTACAAGTTTAGGACAATGGTCATAAATGCCGAAGAGATTTTATTAAAGTGGTTAGATGAGAATCCTGAAATTAGAGAGGAATATTTGGTACATCATAAACTTAAAAACGATCCAAGAGTAACAAAAATAGGTAAATTTTTAAGAAAAACAAGTCTAGACGAGTTGCCGCAATTATTTAATGTGCTAAAAGGTGATATGAGCTTGGTAGGTCCCAGACCTTATCTTGTAAGAGAATTGAATGATACCAAGCATTATGCAAGGTTCTTATGGAGAGTCCCACCAGGAATTACAGGCTTATGGCAAATAAGTGGGCGGAATGAGGTAGATTTTGAAGGCAGATTAGAAATGGACATGCAGTATATATCCAATTGGAACTTATGGCTTGATATAAATATTCTCTTTAAGACTATTCCCGCGGTACTTAAAAGAGATGGTGCGTATTAA
- a CDS encoding mannose-1-phosphate guanylyltransferase/mannose-6-phosphate isomerase, whose amino-acid sequence MITGVIMAGGKGERFWPKSRMKMPKQFLNLYGDKTMIQQTVERLKRIMPVENIFVVTNIDYAGIISDQIPDLPTENILIEPMAKNTAACIGLAALHTERLDKESIMVVVPSDHVIKDEETYIEILKTAIEKAKAGDNLVTIGIKPTRPETGYGYIKFRKVTREIINKNPVHKVERFVEKPDYDTAVKYVESGDYLWNSGMFIWKTSSILNAIQKYMPELHKALENIRKNFDADDVEKALYDEYSKLESISIDYGVMEKAKNVYVVPGDFGWDDVGSWTSIERLYEKDDNGNVIKGNVVSVDTKKCIITGNERLIATLGIEDVIIVDTEDALLICSKDKAQNVKEILKELKEKKSEYL is encoded by the coding sequence ATGATAACAGGTGTTATTATGGCGGGTGGCAAAGGTGAAAGGTTTTGGCCTAAAAGCAGGATGAAAATGCCAAAGCAGTTTTTGAATCTTTATGGAGATAAAACAATGATTCAACAAACTGTGGAGAGACTAAAGAGAATCATGCCTGTAGAAAATATTTTTGTTGTTACTAATATCGATTATGCGGGAATAATTAGTGATCAAATTCCTGATTTACCAACAGAAAATATTTTGATAGAACCTATGGCTAAAAATACTGCAGCTTGTATAGGCCTTGCAGCACTGCACACAGAAAGGCTTGATAAAGAGTCTATAATGGTTGTTGTACCATCTGACCATGTTATAAAAGACGAAGAAACATATATTGAGATATTAAAAACAGCAATAGAAAAAGCAAAAGCAGGGGATAATCTTGTGACAATAGGTATAAAACCTACGCGTCCTGAAACAGGATATGGTTATATAAAATTCAGGAAAGTAACGAGAGAAATAATAAATAAAAATCCTGTGCATAAAGTGGAAAGATTTGTAGAAAAACCTGATTATGATACAGCAGTAAAATATGTGGAAAGTGGAGATTATCTTTGGAATAGCGGTATGTTTATATGGAAGACATCATCAATATTAAACGCTATACAAAAATACATGCCTGAATTACATAAAGCATTGGAGAATATAAGGAAAAATTTTGATGCAGATGATGTAGAAAAAGCGTTATACGATGAATACTCAAAACTTGAAAGCATATCAATAGATTACGGCGTAATGGAAAAAGCTAAAAATGTCTATGTCGTGCCAGGAGATTTTGGCTGGGATGATGTGGGAAGCTGGACATCTATTGAAAGGCTCTATGAAAAAGATGATAATGGCAATGTCATAAAAGGCAATGTAGTAAGTGTAGATACAAAGAAATGCATAATAACCGGTAATGAAAGGCTCATTGCGACATTGGGTATAGAAGATGTAATAATTGTAGATACAGAAGATGCACTTTTAATTTGTTCAAAAGATAAGGCACAGAATGTGAAAGAGATATTGAAGGAGTTGAAAGAGAAAAAGAGTGAGTATTTGTAG
- a CDS encoding FxLYD domain-containing protein — MENQNKYWLIPFSFAVIIVFALVVYVFYEIGIDKRVEEMRIKAEEMALEGNFDAALNLVKSGLALRPNHKVLQQDLTLINFGKTLYQKLETAKKDADDKEFDKALETVSTVEKELENRNGEYFDMLRKLVNKYKGEIEVKQIYYLVADKNTIDELADALSRLAYIDNPEAKKVDKLIREKIVNIAYSTANEMLKDKQYNKALEVIEKALQYDSSNDKLISFKKTIIEQKTAFEKAEAQRMEEALIAAAQEEAINRTNAVRVLSIKGYTNEYGDLIIEGEIENVAKRPIYAVEVYYNIYDADGNVVGYGSAYVYPSYLMPLQRGSFSNMHYGIFNAAHVTVTRVTWYLN, encoded by the coding sequence ATGGAAAACCAAAATAAGTATTGGCTTATCCCTTTTAGTTTTGCTGTAATAATTGTTTTTGCATTAGTAGTTTATGTTTTTTATGAAATAGGGATCGATAAAAGGGTAGAGGAAATGAGAATAAAAGCGGAAGAAATGGCTTTAGAAGGGAATTTTGATGCTGCTTTAAATCTTGTCAAATCAGGTTTAGCTTTGCGTCCTAACCATAAGGTATTGCAACAAGACTTGACTTTAATAAATTTTGGGAAGACATTGTATCAAAAGCTAGAAACAGCTAAAAAGGATGCAGATGATAAAGAATTTGATAAAGCATTGGAAACTGTTTCTACCGTTGAGAAAGAACTTGAAAATCGAAATGGCGAATATTTTGATATGCTTCGAAAGCTTGTTAATAAATATAAAGGAGAGATAGAAGTAAAGCAAATTTATTACCTTGTTGCTGATAAAAATACGATTGATGAATTAGCTGATGCATTATCTAGATTAGCCTATATAGACAATCCAGAAGCAAAGAAGGTTGATAAATTAATACGTGAAAAAATAGTTAATATAGCTTATTCCACTGCTAATGAAATGTTAAAAGATAAGCAGTACAATAAGGCTTTAGAAGTGATAGAAAAAGCTTTGCAATATGATAGCTCTAATGATAAGCTTATTTCATTTAAAAAAACTATAATAGAACAAAAAACTGCTTTTGAAAAAGCAGAAGCTCAGAGGATGGAGGAAGCTTTGATTGCTGCGGCACAAGAAGAAGCTATAAATAGAACTAATGCTGTTCGGGTATTGAGTATCAAAGGTTATACCAACGAATATGGAGATTTAATCATAGAAGGAGAAATTGAAAATGTGGCCAAAAGACCTATATATGCGGTGGAGGTTTATTACAATATATATGACGCTGATGGCAATGTTGTTGGTTATGGAAGTGCTTATGTATATCCGAGTTATCTGATGCCTTTGCAAAGAGGTAGTTTTTCTAATATGCATTATGGAATTTTCAATGCAGCGCATGTTACAGTAACTCGAGTAACATGGTATCTCAACTGA
- a CDS encoding S1C family serine protease codes for MTRSKNSLIFYLALTIIVVDIGLIAFFFINKQFHQQVITGSSRLGSLIDENPQVENSKGNNIKAIIAENQEKVMYIEVDNGGDVVSGSGFLYNTNGDVITNAHVVGDAGEVKVKTYDGHEYIGTVIGRGRDVDVALIRVPGLAGKTPVKISSRKAEVGDPVIALGSPLGLQNTVTTGIISGVGRTFTIPPYEYKDVYQISAPIAHGSSGGPLIDQNTGEVLGINSAGASEGSVGFSIPIGQVLPLVENWSKNPSKSQPNEYAVSVQDQFNEGQSIKDEAIVLIEYFYECINSHDYVSAYALLGSDWQSRISYQNFRDGYLRTKYVSILDIMANEKYNNRVEVIVTIEALEITTEGTERVSQYLCTYEVGYENDQLKILKGEFKKI; via the coding sequence ATGACTCGCTCTAAGAATTCTCTGATTTTTTACCTAGCTCTCACAATTATAGTAGTGGACATTGGACTTATTGCTTTCTTTTTTATTAATAAACAGTTTCATCAACAAGTAATTACAGGAAGCTCCAGATTAGGTTCTCTTATTGACGAAAATCCGCAGGTAGAAAACAGTAAAGGGAATAATATAAAAGCTATAATAGCTGAGAATCAGGAAAAAGTTATGTATATTGAAGTAGATAATGGAGGGGATGTGGTTTCAGGCTCTGGTTTTTTGTATAACACTAATGGTGACGTTATAACAAATGCTCACGTGGTTGGAGATGCTGGTGAAGTGAAAGTAAAAACCTATGATGGTCATGAATATATCGGTACAGTAATAGGTAGAGGGAGAGACGTGGATGTGGCATTAATACGTGTGCCTGGACTAGCAGGAAAGACTCCCGTTAAAATTTCTTCTAGGAAAGCGGAAGTTGGTGACCCTGTAATTGCTTTAGGAAGTCCATTGGGATTACAGAATACAGTTACAACAGGGATAATAAGTGGTGTGGGAAGGACTTTCACGATTCCTCCTTATGAGTACAAAGATGTGTATCAAATATCTGCTCCTATTGCTCATGGAAGTAGCGGAGGCCCCTTAATAGATCAAAATACAGGAGAAGTTTTAGGTATAAATTCAGCTGGTGCCAGTGAAGGGAGTGTAGGATTTTCGATACCCATAGGTCAAGTATTACCTCTTGTTGAAAATTGGTCGAAGAATCCATCAAAATCTCAACCAAATGAGTATGCTGTTAGTGTTCAAGATCAATTTAATGAGGGGCAAAGTATTAAAGACGAAGCGATAGTTTTAATTGAGTATTTTTATGAATGTATCAATTCTCATGATTATGTTAGTGCTTATGCACTTTTAGGTAGTGACTGGCAAAGTAGAATTTCTTATCAGAATTTTCGGGATGGTTACCTTAGAACAAAATATGTCAGTATTCTAGATATTATGGCTAATGAGAAATATAATAACCGTGTAGAAGTTATTGTAACCATAGAGGCTTTAGAAATTACAACAGAAGGTACTGAACGAGTAAGTCAATATTTGTGTACATATGAAGTGGGTTATGAAAATGATCAGTTAAAAATTTTAAAAGGAGAGTTTAAGAAGATTTAA
- a CDS encoding transposase yields MYQLQLLLNIPELFTSQSKIDFYSSMFENLDLSLIPEFPSSSPGRKGYSHHALFRAFIVMKAERFGTISDLLDYLRNNLIIAHLCGFDISKPLPSYWTFRRFINDFSHDYLTSIFQNQVNILKNMGIISGEFISMDSTPIKANTKLNNPKSFSKNKFSKDNQPKSDKDCKLGVYSASNDSSNKRYKFYWGYKNHIIVDAISGLPIAETTTPADVPDFEVALSLLEKTNKWFNLKYVNFIADKGYDVKRVYNFVRDTLHGHCFIPLNKRNSKNPPLTDDGYMVCEAGIKMLKDGKQYFDGFIKQKFVCKFCNSKDDSACPIKHPKYFNGKKHRGCTKYAIISSDYRSSINRDSLYFKAVYRLRVESERYNSRFKALDFEKAYVRNINSVSNLNTFGHITLLTVAIVAIKLGKFDEFKSLSALMQSA; encoded by the coding sequence ATGTACCAGCTTCAATTACTTTTAAATATACCTGAACTCTTTACCTCTCAGTCTAAAATTGATTTCTATTCTTCTATGTTTGAAAATCTTGACCTGTCTTTAATACCTGAATTCCCTTCCTCTAGTCCTGGCCGTAAGGGTTATTCTCATCATGCACTTTTTAGAGCTTTTATTGTCATGAAAGCTGAAAGATTCGGCACAATTTCTGATCTTTTAGATTATCTCCGCAATAATCTTATCATTGCTCATCTTTGTGGCTTCGACATTTCTAAACCTCTTCCTTCTTATTGGACTTTTCGCCGTTTTATTAATGACTTCTCTCATGATTATTTGACCTCTATTTTTCAAAATCAGGTCAATATCCTCAAAAATATGGGTATTATCTCCGGTGAGTTTATTTCCATGGACTCTACCCCTATTAAAGCTAACACTAAGTTAAATAACCCTAAGTCTTTTTCTAAAAATAAATTCTCTAAAGATAATCAGCCTAAGTCTGATAAGGATTGTAAATTAGGCGTTTATTCTGCTTCTAATGATTCTTCTAATAAACGTTATAAGTTTTATTGGGGCTATAAAAATCATATTATTGTTGATGCTATCTCTGGATTGCCTATCGCTGAAACTACTACTCCTGCTGATGTCCCCGATTTTGAAGTTGCTTTGTCTTTACTTGAAAAGACTAATAAGTGGTTTAACCTTAAGTATGTTAATTTTATTGCCGATAAGGGGTATGATGTTAAGAGAGTTTATAATTTTGTTAGAGATACTCTCCATGGTCATTGTTTTATTCCTCTTAACAAGCGTAATTCTAAAAATCCTCCACTGACTGATGATGGTTATATGGTTTGTGAAGCAGGTATTAAAATGCTCAAAGACGGCAAGCAGTATTTTGATGGTTTTATTAAGCAAAAATTTGTTTGCAAGTTCTGTAATTCTAAAGATGACTCTGCCTGCCCTATAAAGCATCCTAAATATTTTAATGGCAAAAAGCATAGAGGCTGTACTAAGTATGCTATTATATCTTCTGATTATAGGTCTTCTATTAATAGAGACTCCCTATATTTTAAGGCTGTCTATAGACTAAGAGTAGAATCAGAAAGATATAATTCTCGATTTAAAGCTCTAGATTTTGAAAAGGCTTATGTTAGAAATATTAATTCTGTCAGCAACCTTAATACTTTTGGCCATATTACTTTGCTTACTGTCGCTATTGTAGCTATTAAACTGGGTAAATTTGATGAGTTTAAGTCTCTTAGTGCTCTGATGCAATCGGCTTAA
- the dgt gene encoding dGTP triphosphohydrolase, translated as MKKIDDTLASYAVKNLNKNIRRRYSENIINENDNRTCFQHDRDRIIHSRAFRRLRSKTQVFLSAKGDHYRTRLSHTLEVSQIARSIARVFSLNEDLVEAIALGHDLGHTPFGHIGERILNEILSGDKMITQKCGGFKHNYNSLKVVDSFEKSYNDFRGLNLTNYTREGILKHTNLYFNGSRIYDPKLDLDELNTDLDVPTFLEGQVVAIADEIAQITHI; from the coding sequence ATGAAAAAAATCGATGATACTTTAGCTTCTTATGCTGTGAAAAATTTAAACAAAAATATTAGAAGAAGGTATAGTGAAAATATTATAAACGAAAATGATAACAGGACGTGCTTTCAACATGATCGAGATAGAATAATACATTCAAGAGCATTTAGAAGATTAAGAAGTAAGACACAAGTTTTTCTATCAGCTAAAGGAGATCATTACAGAACAAGATTGAGCCATACTCTAGAAGTATCGCAAATTGCCAGAAGTATTGCAAGAGTTTTTTCGTTAAATGAAGATTTAGTAGAAGCAATAGCATTGGGACATGATTTAGGTCATACTCCATTTGGACATATTGGAGAGCGAATATTAAATGAAATTTTGAGTGGAGATAAAATGATTACGCAGAAGTGCGGTGGATTTAAACATAATTATAATAGTTTAAAAGTGGTAGATTCTTTTGAAAAATCTTATAATGATTTTAGAGGTTTGAATTTAACAAACTATACGCGAGAAGGCATTTTAAAACACACAAATCTATATTTTAATGGATCTAGGATATATGATCCTAAATTAGATTTAGATGAACTAAATACTGATTTGGATGTACCAACTTTTCTTGAAGGACAAGTTGTTGCTATTGCAGATGAAATAGCTCAAATTACTCATATTTAG
- a CDS encoding RNA-directed DNA polymerase, translating to MCEFLTKKNLELAFYRLYTTKKDYYKELYFDDLKNFGLDLNTNIETLIELIKQNIYEPYKASKIYLPKKSGLLRKITVINFIDLLVYQAIINIIAKKFYDDISIFYNNTTFGNLLVKDLDSSKFFYRQWSKSWSAFRKKIKQYLNDGHSYVGEFDIASYYDTIDHFLLMEILKKKEDNNNDWIEMLNILNRQLREWSNDSDRTDLKIHHGIPQGPLGSGLLGEIYLINLDAHLKDKLDSESNVKYVRYVDDIRIFAKDRKTVEEYLRYIELLVSDLGLIPQYDKLNIKNIEKSEINNYIKSQFDELSLINNYFRENGRLKSKHNKKLVKLLKDTIDKQEFDKTIIKFSLYKIDKDEQIKDMLTRK from the coding sequence ATGTGTGAATTTTTGACAAAGAAAAATTTAGAATTAGCTTTTTATAGGTTATATACTACAAAAAAGGATTATTACAAAGAGCTATATTTTGATGATTTAAAAAATTTTGGTTTAGATTTAAATACTAATATAGAAACTCTAATAGAACTAATTAAGCAGAATATTTATGAACCTTATAAAGCTAGTAAAATATATTTACCCAAAAAGTCTGGACTTTTAAGGAAAATTACTGTTATAAATTTTATTGATTTATTAGTTTATCAGGCTATTATAAACATAATTGCTAAAAAATTCTATGATGATATTTCTATTTTTTATAATAATACCACTTTTGGTAATTTATTAGTTAAAGATTTAGATAGTAGTAAGTTTTTTTATAGACAATGGAGCAAATCTTGGAGTGCTTTTAGAAAAAAGATTAAACAATATTTAAATGATGGACATAGTTATGTTGGAGAATTTGATATTGCTTCCTACTATGATACAATTGACCATTTTCTATTGATGGAGATATTAAAAAAGAAAGAAGATAATAATAATGATTGGATTGAGATGTTGAATATTTTAAATAGACAACTTAGAGAATGGTCCAATGATAGTGATAGAACTGATTTAAAGATACATCATGGTATTCCTCAGGGGCCTTTAGGCTCTGGTTTATTAGGGGAAATTTATTTAATTAATCTAGATGCTCATTTAAAAGATAAATTAGATTCAGAAAGTAATGTGAAATATGTTAGATATGTAGATGATATTAGAATATTTGCAAAAGACCGAAAAACAGTAGAGGAATATTTGAGGTATATAGAATTATTAGTAAGTGATTTGGGATTAATACCACAATATGATAAATTAAATATAAAAAACATTGAGAAAAGTGAGATAAACAATTACATAAAAAGTCAATTTGACGAATTGTCACTTATAAATAATTATTTTCGTGAGAATGGTAGGTTAAAATCGAAACATAACAAGAAATTGGTAAAATTATTAAAGGACACAATTGATAAACAGGAGTTTGATAAGACTATAATAAAATTTAGCCTCTATAAAATTGATAAAGACGAGCAAATAAAAGATATGTTAACACGAAAATAG
- a CDS encoding IS1380-like element ISTps2 family transposase encodes MSLTLNLTKEKGFSKYILPATFDNFTVSNNVTFTYIQAFKEKIGFNKILSSILSFKKAPNAVFQPAEVIDFMIDSVIQGNTRFLHMDQLRYDNAYTEIKGHKVPSEKVCRDLIKAMPESSLEELRLINKTLLSLQSKGTKREVIMNFDDTVCTIFGEQEGASVGYNPRYHGRPSFKEKIGIIANTDELVNVTLEEGKHHTNHGFLDFVKSCEEQLPENWIIKRVRVDRGAFDYGNILYFESKGYEYVMKAKNQAWIRCFIDYVNQREHLYPWTEIDKTFSVNEIYAKMPKWDKVRRIVIIRKKLPQPKTGQICMDIDEFKYEYQAIVTNIEYMTPEEIFHEYNQRCDIENKIDELKEGFAFSKNSQRNKFCNEIFLLIKMIAYNLHNWFKRTILPEFMRHHEITTIRRILYNVPGNLVGKGRYRHIRYPNNPFLKTVITYIRKALMVFCLT; translated from the coding sequence ATGAGTTTAACACTTAATCTTACAAAAGAAAAGGGGTTTTCAAAATATATTTTGCCAGCAACTTTTGACAATTTTACAGTATCAAACAATGTAACTTTCACCTATATCCAAGCATTTAAAGAAAAAATCGGCTTTAATAAAATTCTTTCAAGCATATTATCCTTTAAAAAAGCACCAAATGCTGTTTTTCAACCAGCCGAGGTTATTGACTTTATGATTGATTCTGTAATTCAAGGGAATACTCGCTTTCTTCACATGGACCAACTAAGATATGATAATGCATACACAGAAATTAAAGGACATAAAGTTCCCAGCGAAAAAGTATGCAGAGACTTAATTAAAGCCATGCCTGAAAGTTCTCTTGAAGAATTAAGACTTATTAACAAGACTTTGCTTTCCTTGCAATCTAAAGGAACGAAACGTGAAGTCATTATGAATTTTGACGATACAGTTTGTACTATATTTGGAGAGCAGGAAGGTGCTTCAGTAGGTTATAATCCAAGGTACCATGGTCGACCATCTTTCAAAGAGAAAATCGGCATTATTGCTAATACTGATGAACTTGTTAATGTTACTCTTGAAGAAGGTAAACATCACACAAATCATGGTTTCTTAGATTTTGTAAAATCTTGCGAAGAACAGCTTCCTGAAAATTGGATAATTAAGCGAGTACGCGTTGACCGTGGAGCATTTGATTACGGTAATATACTGTATTTTGAATCTAAAGGTTATGAATATGTAATGAAAGCTAAAAATCAGGCATGGATCAGATGCTTTATAGACTACGTCAATCAAAGAGAACACCTTTATCCTTGGACTGAAATAGATAAGACCTTTAGTGTAAATGAAATATATGCAAAAATGCCTAAATGGGATAAAGTACGCAGAATTGTGATTATACGCAAAAAACTGCCACAGCCCAAAACAGGGCAGATTTGTATGGATATAGACGAATTCAAATATGAATATCAAGCTATAGTAACAAATATTGAGTACATGACACCTGAAGAGATATTTCATGAATACAACCAACGCTGCGACATTGAAAACAAAATAGATGAACTAAAAGAAGGATTTGCTTTTTCAAAAAACAGTCAAAGAAACAAATTTTGCAACGAAATATTTTTGCTTATCAAAATGATCGCTTACAATCTCCATAATTGGTTCAAAAGGACTATCTTGCCAGAGTTTATGAGGCATCATGAGATAACCACAATAAGGCGGATATTATATAATGTACCTGGTAATCTTGTTGGGAAAGGACGTTATAGGCATATACGTTACCCTAATAATCCGTTTCTTAAGACTGTGATAACGTATATACGAAAAGCGCTAATGGTATTTTGCTTAACATAG